One Roseimicrobium gellanilyticum DNA window includes the following coding sequences:
- the fabG gene encoding 3-oxoacyl-[acyl-carrier-protein] reductase: MSRLTGRTAVITGAGRGIGKAIAERFAAEGAKVAIISRTEANSNATAEAINTAHPGAAKGYAVDVSDSAATAALGKQVLADFGSVDILVNNAGVTRDGLALRMSDEDWDVVLDTNLKGAFNLVKAFQRSILKSKTGRILNVASVIGLIGNAGQCNYAASKAGLIGFSKSLAREFAGRAVTVNAIAPGFIVTDMTNELNDQQKEGVLKQIPLGTFGDAVDIANTAAFLASDEARYITGQVIAVDGGMVM, translated from the coding sequence ATGAGCAGACTCACAGGACGCACCGCAGTCATCACCGGCGCTGGCCGGGGCATTGGCAAGGCCATTGCCGAACGCTTCGCCGCCGAGGGCGCGAAGGTCGCCATCATCTCCCGTACCGAGGCCAATTCCAACGCCACCGCCGAGGCCATCAATACCGCCCATCCCGGCGCCGCCAAAGGCTATGCCGTGGACGTGTCCGACAGCGCCGCCACCGCCGCGCTGGGCAAGCAGGTGCTGGCCGACTTCGGCAGCGTGGACATCCTGGTGAACAACGCTGGTGTCACCCGCGACGGCCTCGCCCTCCGCATGAGCGATGAAGATTGGGACGTGGTGCTCGACACCAACCTCAAGGGTGCCTTCAACCTCGTGAAGGCCTTCCAGCGCAGCATCCTGAAGAGCAAGACCGGCCGCATCCTGAATGTTGCCAGCGTCATCGGCCTCATCGGCAATGCCGGCCAGTGCAACTACGCCGCCAGCAAGGCCGGTCTCATCGGCTTCTCCAAGTCGCTCGCCCGCGAGTTCGCCGGACGTGCCGTGACCGTGAATGCCATCGCCCCCGGCTTCATCGTCACCGACATGACGAATGAGCTGAACGACCAGCAGAAGGAAGGTGTGCTCAAGCAGATCCCCCTAGGCACTTTCGGCGACGCCGTGGACATCGCCAACACCGCCGCCTTCCTCGCCAGCGACGAAGCGCGCTACATCACCGGTCAGGTGATCGCCGTGGATGGTGGGATGGTGATGTAG
- a CDS encoding DUF4132 domain-containing protein has protein sequence MTPEEARTILEGTESTIPWKRLAACEVLVNERMPEAVPALLKFLPSASQVYFFAGGLGSLLEKACTIFPESTPELCAAATAAVNQELISAGIELWVQSGITGEEDAQLFRKSMQGVLALETLLISPTGDNRGLVEVLVAKHAAPLLRYCEEDLWGMLDREPPLFPHAAARVLAALGNQALPRVEQLCSHERPVVRSSAVVLLRTLGTSEALHLLRRRLHEEDDDDVRDRILETLVEREGSLPLTEEQLLARMDRALAKYPTSPVPWLDATKLCVMRKDGRAFTTKEVHYLLHRQSRVTESRADHEAAPLFADVDRSAGTETALLAIRGFIKSKQKVVDRWTITFAGLTGDDRIVAELLPVIDRFVELHRNHHATCATLALALQGSDRALLALDAISFRYRSKKPQVALAAGEAFTEAAVARGITPEELGDVVVPWLGFSPEGPRIATGAKQSYEVRITSDLKLSFRDVKTGKISASAPAGLSAEGKAEFKELAKTLKDVGKIQTDRLEALMVKQVRWPVPHWQALYPVHPLLRPLGARLIWGQYGGDGSVGKTFRMLEDGSLTDVKDEPVTLDEGKRVGIVHPLDLDEVRRAAWLQHVVDYEVQPLFPQMDRTIVRLDPASSAAKSGAQVRGAEMNALTFQGRAMRLGWRRASIVDAGMVNYYQKNMPSAGLDCFLELEGLFIRADREQTATLGDFFFVKQGSLGTGYIMVSQEQMKTDPRIVPFGEVPEIVYSEILGDLGRIAGAGVGAGE, from the coding sequence ATGACCCCAGAAGAAGCCAGAACCATTCTTGAGGGCACCGAGTCAACCATACCTTGGAAGCGACTCGCAGCCTGTGAGGTGCTCGTGAATGAACGTATGCCCGAGGCAGTGCCAGCCCTGCTGAAATTCCTGCCAAGCGCTTCGCAAGTATACTTTTTTGCCGGAGGCCTGGGCTCACTGCTGGAAAAGGCATGCACCATTTTTCCAGAATCAACACCTGAACTGTGCGCAGCGGCCACCGCCGCAGTCAATCAAGAGCTCATCTCTGCGGGTATTGAACTCTGGGTGCAATCGGGCATCACCGGAGAGGAAGACGCGCAGCTCTTTCGAAAATCCATGCAGGGGGTGCTGGCCCTGGAGACGCTGTTGATATCGCCCACGGGTGACAATCGTGGCCTCGTGGAGGTGTTGGTAGCGAAGCATGCCGCGCCCCTGCTCCGCTATTGTGAAGAGGACCTGTGGGGCATGCTCGATCGCGAGCCGCCCCTCTTTCCGCATGCGGCTGCCAGGGTGCTCGCCGCCTTGGGAAACCAGGCGCTGCCACGCGTGGAACAACTCTGCTCACATGAGAGACCAGTGGTGCGCAGCTCCGCCGTGGTGCTGCTGCGCACGCTGGGGACGTCCGAGGCGCTGCATCTCCTCCGTCGGCGCCTGCATGAGGAGGACGACGACGATGTGCGTGACCGCATTCTGGAAACGCTCGTGGAGCGCGAAGGCTCGCTTCCGCTCACCGAGGAACAACTGCTGGCACGCATGGATCGCGCTTTGGCGAAGTATCCCACCAGCCCGGTTCCCTGGCTGGATGCCACCAAGCTGTGCGTGATGCGCAAGGATGGGCGTGCCTTCACGACAAAGGAAGTTCATTACCTGCTGCACCGACAGTCACGTGTGACCGAGTCGCGTGCGGACCACGAGGCCGCGCCCCTCTTTGCAGACGTGGATCGCAGTGCCGGCACTGAGACGGCACTGCTGGCCATACGCGGCTTCATCAAGTCCAAGCAGAAGGTCGTGGACCGCTGGACCATCACTTTTGCTGGTCTCACGGGAGATGACCGCATCGTGGCGGAGTTGCTACCGGTGATTGACCGCTTTGTGGAACTGCATCGCAATCATCACGCGACCTGCGCCACGCTGGCCCTGGCACTGCAGGGCAGCGACCGCGCGCTGCTTGCGCTGGATGCCATCAGCTTTCGCTACCGCAGCAAGAAGCCGCAAGTCGCGCTGGCAGCGGGTGAGGCCTTTACGGAGGCTGCGGTGGCACGTGGCATCACGCCTGAGGAACTCGGCGATGTGGTAGTGCCATGGCTGGGCTTTTCTCCCGAGGGGCCCCGCATCGCGACTGGTGCAAAGCAATCCTACGAAGTGCGCATCACGAGCGATCTCAAGCTTTCCTTCCGCGACGTGAAGACGGGCAAGATCTCCGCGAGTGCACCCGCTGGCTTGAGCGCAGAGGGAAAGGCAGAGTTCAAGGAACTTGCGAAGACCTTGAAGGATGTCGGCAAAATCCAGACCGACCGCCTGGAGGCACTCATGGTCAAGCAAGTGCGCTGGCCTGTGCCGCACTGGCAGGCACTCTACCCCGTGCACCCGCTGCTGCGCCCGCTTGGCGCACGTCTCATCTGGGGTCAGTATGGGGGTGATGGAAGTGTGGGGAAAACATTTCGCATGCTGGAGGACGGCTCGCTGACGGACGTGAAGGATGAACCCGTGACCTTGGACGAAGGAAAGCGCGTCGGCATCGTGCATCCTCTCGATCTTGATGAAGTGCGCCGCGCCGCCTGGCTTCAGCACGTGGTGGATTATGAGGTGCAGCCACTCTTTCCCCAGATGGACCGCACCATCGTACGGCTCGACCCGGCATCAAGTGCGGCAAAATCTGGTGCCCAGGTCCGTGGTGCAGAGATGAACGCCCTCACCTTCCAAGGCAGGGCCATGCGCCTCGGCTGGCGTCGCGCCTCCATCGTCGATGCCGGCATGGTGAACTACTACCAGAAGAACATGCCCTCCGCCGGGCTGGACTGCTTTCTCGAACTTGAAGGTCTCTTCATCCGTGCGGACCGCGAGCAGACAGCCACCTTGGGGGACTTCTTCTTCGTGAAGCAGGGCTCACTCGGCACTGGCTACATCATGGTGTCTCAGGAGCAGATGAAAACAGACCCGCGGATTGTGCCCTTTGGAGAAGTCCCAGAAATTGTATACTCCGAGATCCTTGGGGACTTGGGGAGGATTGCTGGCGCTGGTGTGGGGGCGGGTGAATGA
- a CDS encoding sterol desaturase family protein, with amino-acid sequence MTQKLIGLTIAFTLLTLIFWAVEFLWPSIKGQKKVRKGFWTDVVYWFFTPLISKTISQIAVLIALVPALLMMGRTLNKEAIAAGYGPALSLPPWLQALLILVIGDFIGYWTHRWFHSRRLWAFHAVHHSSKELDWLSSVRLHPVNDIVSRIFQAVPFVMLGFSPVVIAAYVPFLTFYSIFIHANVSWSFGPLRHVIASPAFHRWHHTKEDEAIDMNFAGLLPVWDVMFGTFYLPNHKQPTEFGVHDDSVPESFWGQMMYPFRKRSRSS; translated from the coding sequence ATGACCCAAAAGCTCATCGGTCTCACGATTGCCTTCACTCTTCTCACGCTCATCTTCTGGGCGGTGGAGTTTCTGTGGCCCAGCATCAAGGGGCAAAAGAAGGTGCGGAAGGGTTTCTGGACGGATGTGGTGTACTGGTTCTTCACCCCGCTCATCTCGAAGACGATTTCCCAGATTGCCGTGCTCATCGCCCTCGTGCCCGCTCTGCTGATGATGGGCCGCACATTGAACAAAGAGGCCATCGCCGCGGGCTACGGTCCTGCGCTGAGTCTTCCGCCGTGGCTGCAGGCCTTGCTCATCCTCGTGATTGGTGACTTCATCGGCTACTGGACGCATCGCTGGTTTCACTCACGCCGGCTGTGGGCGTTTCATGCGGTGCATCACAGCTCGAAGGAACTGGACTGGCTCTCCTCCGTGCGGCTGCATCCGGTGAATGACATTGTATCCCGCATCTTCCAGGCAGTGCCGTTTGTGATGCTCGGTTTTTCACCCGTGGTGATCGCAGCGTACGTGCCCTTCCTCACGTTCTACTCCATCTTCATCCATGCGAATGTGTCGTGGAGCTTCGGGCCCTTGCGCCATGTGATTGCGAGTCCCGCCTTTCATCGCTGGCACCACACGAAGGAGGATGAAGCCATCGATATGAACTTCGCCGGGCTGTTGCCGGTGTGGGACGTGATGTTCGGCACCTTCTACCTGCCGAATCACAAGCAGCCGACGGAGTTCGGCGTGCATGATGACTCCGTGCCGGAGAGCTTCTGGGGACAGATGATGTATCCCTTCAGGAAGCGGTCGCGGTCGAGTTAA
- a CDS encoding SecDF P1 head subdomain-containing protein translates to MKRFAFLCLAFCLLTSGQVFADSPLEIRLVVAPGTPGAVKTPWGEDETVYCAKEPLLDHKAVAEATVLSIGAREPSWEVEVRFNERGKAAFAKATTDHKGEQFGVLSNGKLLVVARVMSPITSGTLRISGNLTKEEATDLAAVIQAAVPKAVNP, encoded by the coding sequence ATGAAACGATTCGCTTTCCTCTGCCTCGCGTTTTGCCTCTTGACCTCGGGTCAGGTCTTCGCCGATTCACCTCTGGAGATCCGTCTCGTGGTCGCACCGGGCACACCGGGAGCCGTGAAGACTCCCTGGGGGGAGGATGAAACAGTGTATTGCGCGAAGGAGCCCCTGCTGGATCACAAGGCCGTCGCAGAGGCTACCGTGCTGTCCATAGGCGCCAGGGAACCGAGTTGGGAAGTGGAGGTGCGATTCAATGAGCGTGGCAAGGCGGCCTTCGCGAAAGCCACTACGGATCACAAAGGCGAACAGTTCGGTGTGCTCTCGAACGGAAAGCTCCTCGTAGTCGCGCGTGTCATGAGTCCCATCACCAGTGGCACGCTTCGCATCTCGGGCAATCTGACCAAGGAAGAGGCGACGGATCTCGCGGCAGTCATTCAGGCTGCAGTACCGAAGGCCGTGAACCCCTAA